The sequence below is a genomic window from Deltaproteobacteria bacterium.
GCCATAGATTTGGAGACCACCCCTGTCCCGAATGCAGGATGCCGGACCTTTTGTCCTTGAGAAAACGGCGTCGACCCCTCTTCCGGTGTGAAACGGTCCATTGAACCTCTTTTCCGGCCGCCCCCCCAGTTTGACGATACCCGGCCGGATCCGTGTTCGTGGACGAACATATCGGCCGGGAGGGCGGAAATAAAAGAGGACAACCCTCCTCCGCCCCCATGGTAGGACGACCATGCCGGCGGCGACTCGTCTCCCGGGTAGGTGATGATCAACTGGTCCTTGGCCCGGGTGGCCGCCACATACATGAGCCGTCGCTCTTCTTCCAGTTCCAGCGGATTTCTGTAGGCCATGGAAGACGGGAAACGTCCTTCCATGACCCAGATAATGAATACCACCGGCCACTCAAGTCCCTTTGCGGAATGGACAGTGGACAAGGTGAGGGCCTTTTTCTTTTTTCCGGGTTCCACATCTGCCGCACTCCCCGGAGGATCCAGGACCAGGTCGTCCAGAAACCCGCTCATCTTTTTGTAGCGCTCGGCCATCGGAATCAACTGCTCAAGTTCTTTCTGACGCCTCGGATAATCGTCAAATTTTTCTTTCAGAATCGGGAGGTAATAGGCCATGACCTGCTCAACGGCCCTCCTCGGAGTGGTCTCCGGGGCCATCAGATTCTTCAGGAGGTCGCCCAGGGCCTTGAGGCCCCCCTCCCGCTTTCCGGCCCCGGGCCACGCGGCAATCCGGTCCGGGGAAACATCTTCTTTTTTCATCCACCGGATAATGGTCTGGCTCTTCCCCATGCCCACATTCCGGACCAGTCTGAGAATCCGGATCCAGCTGACGGCCTCGTCCCGGTTCACCAGGACCCGCATGTGAGACAGAAAGTCTTTGATGTGGGAGGACTCCAGAAACTTGAATCCCCCATATTTCACGTAGGGGATATTCTGTCGTGTCAGTTCGGCTTCCAATTCAAAGGAGTGGTATGCCGCCCGGAACAGGATGGCCATGTCCTCAAGGGATCTCCCTCCTGCCAATTCCTCTTGGATACGCCGGGAGATGATGAGGGCCTGTCCATGCTCTGTTTTCGTATTGACGACCTTCGGCTTGTCGCCTCCGCTTCGCTCGGTGAAGAGGCATTTCGTATATTTTTCATTTGCCTGCGCCATCAGCCCGTTGGTCAGGGCCAGAATCGGCTGTGTGGAACGGTAGTTCTGCTCCAGCTTGATGATTTTCACCCCGGGGAAGAGGGACGGGAAATCGAGCATGTTCCGGTAATCAGCCCCCCTGAAGGAATATATGGACTGGGAGTCGTCGCCTACCACCATAATGTTTTGACGTTCATGGGCCAGCCATTTCACAATTTCCGCCTGGATACAGTTTGTGTCCTGGTATTCATCCACCATTATGTGGCCGTATTGGAGGCTCAACTCGCTGCGGATATCCCTGTTTTCCCGTAACAGCCGCTGAAAAGAGATGATCAGATCATCATAATCCATCAACTGATGGGCTTTCTTGTACTCGGCATAGAGCACGCCCAGCTGATGTATCTGGGGCGCCACCTCCACAAACTGTCCGTACTCCTCCAATATGAATGCCTCCACAGGCGTCTGGAGATTGGCGGCCTTGCTCAGGATATTGGCCAGGGTGCCCCGTTTTGGGAATCTGGGGGCTGTCCTGGGCATCTGAAGGGCGGGGATGAGCGACCGGAGTACCTCCTCCATGTCGGCCCGGTCCAGGATCGTGAAAGCATTGTCATATCCCACGGCGTCCGCATGGCGCCGGAGGACCCTTAAGGCAAGGGAATGAAAGGTCCCGCCCGACACGAACCGGCAGCGTGCATCAGCAAGACCGGCGGCCCGGTCCAGCATCTCCTGGGCCGCTTTCCGGGTAAAGGTGAGCAGCAAAATGGATTCCGGGTCAGCGCCGGACTCCACCAACCGCGCCACCCGGTACACCAGTGTCCGGGTCTTTCCGCTCCCTGCCCCTGCGATGACCAGGATGGGACCGTCCGCGGCCATAACAGCCTCCAGCTGGGCAGGATTCAGGACAGTATCGTAATCGATGCGTTTTGCCAATATTGCAGGCCTTTCCGGGTCCGCCGCCCAAGTGGCGGCGCAATGTCGGTATTATTGATTCATCACCAGATAGAGGAGATATCCGCCATAGCACACGAGAAGGATGAGGCCATCCTTCCGCGTAAGAATACAGGTTTTTCTCATCATGATCCATGGGAGGATTCCGGTCAGCATCATCACGCCGTAGTCCACCAGAAGGCCGCTTCCCACCAGCCCACCGGGAATCGGGATCGGTCTTGCAAGGCTGGCCACTCCCAGTACGCACATGATGTTGAATACGTTGCTGCCAACCAGGTTTCCGATACTGATATCCATCTCTTTTTTGACCGCAGCGATCACCGAAGTCGCCAGCTCCGGCAGGGACGTTCCAAAGGCCACCATGGTCAGGCCGATAAACTTCTCACTCACGCCCAAAATGGTCATGATCTTCACCGCGCTGTCCACCACGACCTGTGCGCCGATCACCACCCCCGCGATCCCCGCCATGACGAGGACGAGCTGCCCGGCCCTGAACCCGGCCGGGGGAAGCACCTGGGGGTCGACATCTTCGGATTCGGGGACCCACGGGCCGGACTCCTTTCCGAATTCCCTCCGCGAGACCCAGTAATTGAAATAGGTGTAGAGGATAATCCCGCCCGCCAGGGTAGCCCCCTCGATTCTCCCGAGCCTTGAGTCGAGCAGGAGCACCAGGAGATACAGGGAGATCCCCAGCATGATCATTATGTCCCGTTGAACCACGGATCTGGGGCACGTGAGGGGATTAAATACGGCGGCCAGGCCGAGGACCAGGGCGATGTTGCAGATATTGCTCCCGATGACATTACCCACCGCAATCATGCTCTTGTCTTGAAGAGATGAAAAAAGACTGATGACCAGCTCGGGAGCGGAAGTGCCGAAGGCAACGACCGTCAGACCGATGACGATCGGCCGAATTCCGAGACTGCGCGCCAGGGCTGAAGACCCCTTGACAAGCCATTCTGCGCCATAGTAAAGCAAGGCAAGCCCGATGAGGAAAAAGAGGATAAGGAGGAGGATGATGGTTTTCCTTTCTTCGAAAACAGATTTCATATATTAACGCTTCGACTCTCCGCAAGCTCTGCGGAGAAGACCGATCTTCCATTGGCAATAAATAGCCTGTATTCCGGATTTAATCAAGTGGAAAGCCTCACAGGAAGAGCGACGGGAGATCCTCCCGGGGACTTGCCTGTAAAAATATCCCTTTACACATTGGATAGTCTTCTGACAATTATTTTTTCTTCCCTGAAGCCTTCCGCGGATTCTTCTTTCTTGGGGAAACGGATAAACAGAATAAAATCGGGCAAAAAGGCCCGTTTCAGCACCAGGGGGTCCCTGGCAGGCCGTGGCACGCATCTTGTTATTCATCCTGAAGCGGGACAGCCGCAACCAGAATGGTATTGATGCAACTCCCGGAAATTTTTAGAGAGTGGGCATACGGTTTTTGAATAGGGCGTATTAATGCATCAAAGGAGTCTGATATGGAAATGAGATGCAAGGCAATGGGTGTGATGGTGTTGGCGGCCCTGTTGATCTTCTGGCCTTATCCCCGTCCATTCTGCGCCACGGTGACCACAGAAGATATGCTGAAACGGCTCGAGAATCTAAGCACCATTATCCAGGAGCAGCAGAAGGAGATCGAACGGCTGAAGCAGGAATTGATGAACCAGCAGAAATCCATTAAAGAGGGACAGGCCGTTCAACAAGAGGAGATCCGGAAAGCGGTAAAGGCTGAAACAGCGCAGGCCGTGAAATCATGGAACGAATGGCTTCCCGAATGGGTGCGGAAAATCAACATCTCCGGCGACCTGAGACTCCGGTATGAGAGGATCTGGGACCGGGGGATGCTGAACCAGGATGAAACCCCGGCAAAACAGGATCCACGGGACAGGGGGAGGATCCGGGTGAGACTCCTCCTGGAGGCCCCCATCACCGAGGAGATCGATACCTATGTCATGGTCACCACCAACATGTCCACCCATCAGGAGGCCACCACGAGCAATGCAACCTTTGGGGAGGATTTCAACGACAAGGGAATCTACCTTGCCAGGGCCTATGCCGAATACCGGCCCCACTGGCTTAAGGGCCTGACGCTCGGGGCCGGCAAATTCAAAAAGAACTTCTACCATACGGACATCACATGGGATCCGGATGTCTATCCTGAGGGTGTCTATGAAGGTTACAGGTATTCGGGATCAGAAACCTTCCAGCCCTTTATCTATCTGAGCCAGATGGTGGTCAATGAGAACAACCGAACACCCGACGCCATGCTGTATCTCAGCCAGGCGGGATTCGAATGGAAGATCGGCCCTCTCAAGTGGATTCTGGCGGGGAGTTATTACAGCTGGAGCAATCTGGCCGGCACCAAGTGGATGGGCACAGGCGAGTACAACTCAGGGGGCGGCAATACCTTCATCACGGACAGTTCGGGCAATATCCGGTACAAATACGATTACAAGCTCTGGGAGGCCATTTCGTATATCAGGTTCGATGTAGGACCTTTTCCCGTATCCTTGGATCTCGACTATATCCGAAATACAGCCGATGGCGTTCCCAGCGACGAAGATTCCGCCTATTATGCCTCCTTCAAGATCGGCCGGGACAAGAAAAAAGGCGATTATTCACTCTTTTACAAATATGCCTACATCGAGCCGAACGCGGTTGTCGGGGCCATGAACGACCAGGATTTCTATGGCGCCAACCGGAAAGGGCACAAGGTGGCGGTCCACTACTGGCCTTTTGCGAACACCTTGTTAAGGGCGGCCTTTTTCTATACAGACCCGGTATCACAATGGGAGAAAGAGGGAAATCCGCTCTGGAACGCGGACCGGTACAAGATGCACGAGGACAGGGTGCAGATGGATTTCATCTTCAAATTCTAATCCGCAGATTTCGCAGATAACACGGATTCAGTGCCCTGTAAGAACAAGGCGCCCCTTGTGTGCCTTTGTGTGAGGATTCTCTGGTTGCAGGAAGGCATGACCCGCGTCAGGTCTCACTGTACCAGAAGCATAAGAAAGGGGATCACAAAGGCAATGATGACGACGAACAGGAAGGCGACCGGCAGCAGGAATGCGAGGATGATTCTGAGATATGAGACGCCGTGTATTTCCCTGAGCCCGATCACCTGTACCACAAGCTGCCAGATGCCGCCGATCCAGCTTCCGATGACAGGTACCAATTCCCACACCTGGGCCGCCTGGGAATAGGCCACGACCCTGAAGGTGGCCTCAAAACCGTTCTTTCCCCCTCTGACCATCAGAAGCAACAGGTACAGAACGCCACTGTAAATGAACATGCTGAGGGTCACGCAGACCGGGATCGCCACCATCAGTATCAGAAAAATCATGCCGGCCCCCACCTGTCCCAGCAGCGCGCCGCCGAAGGAAAAGAGCCCCCCTGAGATCATCATCACCGGCCAGAAAAAGGCGAACATGTTACCCACGGCCCCTATCAGGAGCCCAAAGGCCAGAGGTTCTCCCAACCCCCCGCTGAAGTCAAGCCTCCTGAAAAAAACGGCAGGGGAAAACAGCACCGATTTAACGGTATGATACATGCCTCGGACAAAACCGTCTCCGGAGCGGCTTTCCCACGGCGCCCCTTCCCGCTCTGACCCGGTTGCTGATTCCTGACCGGTGTCATGGGGACCGCCGTTCACAGGGGTATTCACGGCAACGGCATCGGTTTCCCTGCTGGAGGGCGAGATTTCAAACTTTCGCCGGCAACGGGGGCAAATGGCCCATCTTGCCCGGTCCGGGATCATTTGTTCCGAGGTCTTTTTTGAAAAACCACAGAAGGGGCACACTAGTTCCACGGCCATTTCTTGTCTCCTTCCCGTGCCTTGTTGAGCCGGCTCAGTTCTTTTTTCTCGGACCACCGCCTGAATCTTCCGGCAAGTCCGCCTTCTGAAGAACGATCCAGGGCCTGGCTCCTGAGCTCAAACCCCTCTTCGGTCTGCAGGGCCGCCTGGAGGCATGCCTTCCGATCCGGGCAATCAAAGCAGGACGGAACGATTTCCCTCAGGCCTTCCCTTCCCATAGGAAAAACCTTATCCAAGATACCGAAACACTCTTTGTGTAGATGTCCCATAACCGACAAATAGACCCTCTTTTAGGCCCTTATTCCCTGGTCTTCTGTCATGAAAAACAAGAAAATCTGTTTATATCTCAGTACGCCTTATTCTATAGACTCACACGGAGTCACCCCGATTGAAACAACACAGAAAAGGTTTCACGGGGCAGGCAAAGAACACAGAGAAAAGGGCATGTTCCCGTTTCTTTACAAAAAAACCTTTGTGTGCTCTGTGTCTCTGTTTACCCCGTAGCTTCGGAAAATGGTACTGGGGTGTGAGTCCCGCCTGGCGGGATTGGTTGCGGTTATCCGCTTTATGATTAACCGGGATCCGGCTCCGGGCAACCGGCGCAAATGCATTCGTGTTGCACAGGCCCTGAAGCCCCGATCTTCGCAGTCATCGGTTCCGTATATACATCATTCGCCTGATTGAATAAAGGATGTTCTGGAAAAAATCCGCTGCACCCGGTTTCCACGCCCGTCTTGACGCCTTGGGAGGTTCATTCCAGCCGCCTTTTGCCGGCGTCAGTTCAAAGAAGAGGGGCGGTCATGGAGCGTTACGGCCCTTAATGGTTGCAGCTCGACTCGGCGACCGCCCCAGGGCAGAGAGGCTGCAACCAAAGATTCTAAAGTGTTACGAAAACGCAAACCCATTGACATGGACCCCTTGAATACCTATAATCCCGCCCCATGCAGAGAGATAACCGAGTCTATCTTATACGACATGGCCAGGTGGCAGGATATGAGAATTTTCCAGTATATGGCCATACCGATGTGAATCTGACGGACGTGGGGATTCTCCAGATGAAACAGGTGGCCGAACGCCTCCGTCTCACGGAACTCAAGGCGATCTATTCGAGCGACTTGATCCGATCTGCAACCAGTGCACGTCTAATCGCCCGCCATCATGATGTACCGGTTTATTTTTTGCCCGAGCTGCGGGAGATGAAATTCGGCCAATGGGAAGGCCTGACCCTGACGGACATTCGAACCCGTTTTCCAGAGGAGCTGCAAAAAAGGGAGGATGATCTGATAAACTACAGGGCCCCCGGCGATGGGGAATCCATCGCTGATTTGGCCGCGAGAATTGAAGCGGTTTTTGAGCGCATCCGTGCCGAGCAGCAGGGAAACAACGTGGTCATTTCAGCCCACGGCGCCGTCAACCGGATCATCCTCTGCAGGGCTATGGGCTTGAATCTCGAACGGATGTTCAATATCCACCAGGCATATGGCTGTCTTAACATCATCGATTATTTTCCCGACACCACTCTGGTGCGGCTGATGAACGGTTAGGCTATCCGACCGTTGTGTGTGCATGGCATGGCGCGGGTATCCGATAGAGCTGCCAGCGCTGACAGGGAAATTCCCGCGGCGTGCTGTTTTAAAACCAATCCAACGGGTATCTAAATGGGCTCTTCCGAGAACGCGACCAACATCCAGCAACTCCCTCCGACTCCTGATAATTTTCAGGATGTCCTGGACAAGGCGTCATCTCTCCGGGAACTCGGCCTGAATATAGAAGCGATTGCCGAATACAAGAAGCTCTTTTTCACGCAATGCCAGCCGACAAAGATCGTCCCGGGTCTCGTGGCGTGCTTTGCCAAGACAAATTCACCCTCCAAGATCATTCAGAAAATAGAAGAATTGGCCGCTCAGTCAGGCATGAGCAGGGCCAGGCTGGCCCAATTCAGTATCTGCCTCGGGGTCGAGGCGGAAAAAAGGGGGGAAAAAGGTCTCGCCCTGGAGCAGTATAAGGCCGTTTTGGAAAGCGATCCGGAGAACATTCAACTCAGGGAAAAAATCGATCAATTGAATCCAAAATCTGCTCTCACGTCAAGATATGCCTACCTCCTTCAAAACGCATTGGTGACTGCCGACCAGTTGCAGAAGGCCCTCTCTTTGTCGAAAAAGTCAAACAAGAGTGTCGAGTGGGTCCTCATACAGGAATTCAAGATACGCAAAAAAGAGGTGGGAAGATCTCTCTCCCTCTTCTACGGATGTCCTTTCAGGACCTTTGATCCCGAGGTTCCCGTACCTGTGGAACTCATCGGCAGTCTGAAAAAACCCTTTCTCCTGCATGACATGTGGGTGCCGCTGGGCTGGAGCCAGAAAGGGGTGGAGATACTTATCGACGACCCTGGAGATCTCAGAAAAACAGGTCTGATCAGGGGACTCACAAAGACAAAAAGAATCCATTTTTCTGTGGCAATCAAAGAAGATATCAAGGCATTCATCCGATATTTCTTTGATAGAAAGACCGAAGATTCCATAAAGGACATGGTCGACGAACTCGATCTTATCCCGGACATCTCTTTTGAAGAAGACGAGGATGAAAAAGAGATGGACATGGAGGAGAAAGTCGATGAATCCTCAAGCCAGGTGGTAAGGCTGGTGGACCAGGTCATCGTCACCGCCCTTAGAAGAAACGCCTCGGACATCCATATTGAACCCTCTCCGGTGACCAACAAGACGGGGATCCGTTTTCGTTTGGACGGGGTGTGTCAGGAATATCTTCAGGTCCCCAACACCTTGGCAAGAGGGCTCCTCTCCAGGTTGAAAATCATGGCCGGCCTGGACATCGCCGAAAGACGTCTTCCTCAGGACGGCAAGATCAAATTCAGGAGAAAGGGGATTCCCTCCCTCGATCTTCGTCTGGCGACGCTGCCCACTGCGGGTGGACATGAAGATGCGGTACTGCGGCTCCTGGCGGCCTCCGGGGCGCTGAAATTGGAGGATATGGGACTGAGCGAACGGAACATGAACGTCATGAAAAAGATCCTTGTTCAGCCCTACGGGCTCATCCTGGTGGTGGGCCCGACAGGTTCCGGAAAAACGACCACCCTCCATTCGGCCCTCGGGTATATCAACAAACCCGGCGTAAAAATATGGACCGCGGAAGATCCGATAGAAATCACACAACCGGGGCTGCGGCAAGTGGAGGTCAAACCCAAGATCGGCCTTGACTTCGCGAGGGTGATGCGTGCGTTTCTGCGGGCAGATCCCGATGTCATCATGATCGGCGAAATGCGGGACAACGAAACCGCATCCATCGGAATAGAAGCATCGCTGACCGGTCACCTCGTCTTCTCCACGCTCCACACCAACAGCGCGCCCGAGACGGTTACCAGGCTCCTGGACATGGGGCTGAACCCTCTTAATTTCTCAGACGCACTGCTTGGAATACTGGCTCAGAGACTTGTCAGAAAACTCTGTCCCCATTGCCGCAAGGCCTATCATCCTTCGCCGGATGAATTCGAGGAACTCGAACTGGCATACGGCAAAGCCGATTTCGCAAGGCTGGAAATTGAATACACGCCGGATCTTATCATTTATCGTCGTTCCAAATGTGATTTGTGTTCAGGAACCGGTTATAAGGGGAGAATGGCGATCCATGAGCTGCTGGAGGGTACGCCGGCCATTAAAAGACTGGTCAAAAAGGAGGCCCCCACAGATCAAATATTTGCGCATGCGGTGAAGGAAGAAATGACCACCTTAAAACAGGACGGCATCAGCAAGGTTCTGTCAGGACTCACTGACATGGCTGAGGTACGCAGGGTGTGTATCGGTTGATGCGTTTTTCCTAAGGCGGCCTGACTGCCGCAACCAAACAGGTTTCACCTATGGACGCCCGTGGGGGTCTCTGCCCAAGAGCTGCAATAAAATGCGGTCGTATCGTTCGGCGGCCGCCCCCGGGCTCTGAATAATGTTTACGGAAAGGCAGCAAGGACATACCGTCCCATGAAAGTCTGTACTTGGGGCTGGAACAGACTGTATTGTAAAGCCCTGCTGCCGTCCCCAGGAGCTGTATTCGGTTTTTGTCCCGCCTCCTGGGCGGGAGGCAGAGCCCCCCACGGGCAAACTTCTTCGCACGTTGCAGAGAAGTTACAGACAAAGAGTCTAATTTCGGTTTGCAGATTGCGGACGACATTGAATCCTGAACATCGGACCAGCCCCGCATCCAATCGTCAATTCAGTGAGGGGGGAAACATGCCAAGACGGGCCCTGGTTGTGGACAACGATTTTTTCTTTGTCGACTTCCTTGAAAAGCTCCTTCAAAAGAGGGGATACCGGGTTACAAAGGCCTATGACGGCAAGGAGGGGTTGTTGGAACTTGAAAACGGACCCTTCGATATCCTCTTTGCAGATCTGATCATGCCCAAGATAGACGGCCTCCAATTCATCAGGATCGCCCGCAGGAAGTACTCGGATCTGAATTTTCGGATTGTTGCCGTATCCGGGAGCGTTATAGAGCAACTGGATGAGCTTTCGGACACAGAGGCCGACTGGTTTGTCGCAAAAGGGCCCTTCGAACAGATGGAAATGCAGATCAATGACCTCCTGGATCAGATGGAATCCGGAGGCATTTCACGCAAGGATGCGAGCAGGTTCCTCGATTCGGGCGTTCTCTACCCCCGGCAGGTTACAGGTGAATTGATCGAAACCCTCAACTTCCAGAAGGCCGTCATTGAAAGCATCGGCCTGGGCGTACTGGTGGTTGACAAAGATGCTCGGGTCATCAATGCCACGTCCCGGGCGCTCGAGATCCTGAACGCCTCTCCCGGAGATATCCTCAACAAACATATCGTTTCTCTCTTCCCCCTCGAGGAGCGGCCGTATCTGACCGACGCCCTCAAGGCGGTCGCCCGGAATCTCGGGCTCAGGAAAGTCTGTCTCAACATTGTCTTCGACGCCAAGGGCGCGCGGTTGACGATCTCGCTCTTGAAATTGGGGAAAACCATCGCCGGGTGGATCGTTGCCATGGAGGAAACAAACCAGTGAATCGAACGAGCATAAAAAACAAGCTGATTCTAAGCTTTCTGGCACTGCTCTTGATTGTCATGGTGGTTGTCGGCGCTACCCACCAGTTTACGGATGACGTTATCACGGCCCTAGGCATCTCCGTGGCGTTGGCCCTATTCGCTGGGATTATCTTCGGAGGCATTTTTTCAAAATCCATCGTAAAACGGTTGAACAGTCTGAGCAGCGTTGCCAGGGAGATCAGCCATGGAGATCTTTCAAAGGATATCCCCTTTCTATCCAGTGACGAAATCCGAGATCTGGAAGAGGTCTTTGCTGCGATGGTCAATGATCTGAGGGGCATTATTTCTGAAATACAGCAGGTCTCCGCCCAAATAGAAAAGACAGGCAGGGAACTCGGCATCCAGATAGACAAGGTTCTGATCAACAGCCGGGAAATCGACGAATCTGCGCTGGCAATTGCCAAGGGCTCGGAAACCCAGAGCCTCATCATTCAAAAAACCTCCCTGGTCCTTGACAGGAGTCTGGAGCAGATGGAGGATGCGGCCACCCAGTCGGCCCGGACCGCATCCAAGGCCAACGACGCACGGCTCAAGACCGAAACCGGTGAAGCCAACGCCCGCGAGACCTTGCACTATCTGGAAGAGGTCCTCAAACAGATGGGGGGAAATGCGGATCCGGTTTACCGGTTGTCCGGCAAGGTGGAAAAAATCAAGATGGTCATGAGCGTCATAGAAGAACTCTCCAGAAAAACGGATCTCCTTTCCCTGAACGCTTCCATCGAAGCCACAAGGGCCGGAGAAATGGGAAAGGGATTTGCCCTTGTGGCCAACGAGATACGAAACATGGCCGAAAATTCCAGAAACTCATCTCACCAGATCCGGGCGATCGTGGACGATATCTTCGAAGACAACAGGGCCGTCCTCGAAGCGCTCAAGAAGAGCGAGGAGGATATCAATAAGGGCCGCGGAATCATTCATGGCATCGTGGGCACATTTGGTGAGATGCTCTCCGGGGTCAAAGAGATATCGAGCGAGGTAAAAGAGGTGGGGGATGCGGCCCGAAAACAGGTAAGAGAAATACGGGGATTATTCAATCAGGTCCAGGAGCTTTCCCGGCTCGCCCAGGAAAATTTTGTATCCACACAAAAAACCACCATCGGCACCAAAAATCAGAAAGAGGAACTGCAGGAAATCGTCCGAGCGGCAAACGCCTTGAATGGTCTGTCGCAAAAAATGATGGAGACCCAACAACGATTCAGACTCCGCAGGGCATAGGGCATGGATTGTTTCATTTTTGAGGCGGCAGGAAAATATCTGGGGATTGAGGCCCGGTACATCTACCGCGTTGTGGACGATGCAAAACCGGCCCCTGTTCCCCTCCTCCCCCCCCCTCATATAGGGATCATCTATGACAGGGGGGACCTGTTTGATGTCATCGATGTGGGGCGGCTCCTGGGAGATGAGCGCCCTTCCCCGTCCGATAAT
It includes:
- a CDS encoding YIP1 family protein, which encodes MAVELVCPFCGFSKKTSEQMIPDRARWAICPRCRRKFEISPSSRETDAVAVNTPVNGGPHDTGQESATGSEREGAPWESRSGDGFVRGMYHTVKSVLFSPAVFFRRLDFSGGLGEPLAFGLLIGAVGNMFAFFWPVMMISGGLFSFGGALLGQVGAGMIFLILMVAIPVCVTLSMFIYSGVLYLLLLMVRGGKNGFEATFRVVAYSQAAQVWELVPVIGSWIGGIWQLVVQVIGLREIHGVSYLRIILAFLLPVAFLFVVIIAFVIPFLMLLVQ
- a CDS encoding histidine phosphatase family protein; translation: MAGYENFPVYGHTDVNLTDVGILQMKQVAERLRLTELKAIYSSDLIRSATSARLIARHHDVPVYFLPELREMKFGQWEGLTLTDIRTRFPEELQKREDDLINYRAPGDGESIADLAARIEAVFERIRAEQQGNNVVISAHGAVNRIILCRAMGLNLERMFNIHQAYGCLNIIDYFPDTTLVRLMNG
- a CDS encoding DUF3553 domain-containing protein yields the protein MAKRIDYDTVLNPAQLEAVMAADGPILVIAGAGSGKTRTLVYRVARLVESGADPESILLLTFTRKAAQEMLDRAAGLADARCRFVSGGTFHSLALRVLRRHADAVGYDNAFTILDRADMEEVLRSLIPALQMPRTAPRFPKRGTLANILSKAANLQTPVEAFILEEYGQFVEVAPQIHQLGVLYAEYKKAHQLMDYDDLIISFQRLLRENRDIRSELSLQYGHIMVDEYQDTNCIQAEIVKWLAHERQNIMVVGDDSQSIYSFRGADYRNMLDFPSLFPGVKIIKLEQNYRSTQPILALTNGLMAQANEKYTKCLFTERSGGDKPKVVNTKTEHGQALIISRRIQEELAGGRSLEDMAILFRAAYHSFELEAELTRQNIPYVKYGGFKFLESSHIKDFLSHMRVLVNRDEAVSWIRILRLVRNVGMGKSQTIIRWMKKEDVSPDRIAAWPGAGKREGGLKALGDLLKNLMAPETTPRRAVEQVMAYYLPILKEKFDDYPRRQKELEQLIPMAERYKKMSGFLDDLVLDPPGSAADVEPGKKKKALTLSTVHSAKGLEWPVVFIIWVMEGRFPSSMAYRNPLELEEERRLMYVAATRAKDQLIITYPGDESPPAWSSYHGGGGGLSSFISALPADMFVHEHGSGRVSSNWGGGRKRGSMDRFTPEEGSTPFSQGQKVRHPAFGTGVVSKSMAGNKIEVFFKNAGRKLLHLEYTTLEKL
- a CDS encoding type II/IV secretion system protein, yielding MGSSENATNIQQLPPTPDNFQDVLDKASSLRELGLNIEAIAEYKKLFFTQCQPTKIVPGLVACFAKTNSPSKIIQKIEELAAQSGMSRARLAQFSICLGVEAEKRGEKGLALEQYKAVLESDPENIQLREKIDQLNPKSALTSRYAYLLQNALVTADQLQKALSLSKKSNKSVEWVLIQEFKIRKKEVGRSLSLFYGCPFRTFDPEVPVPVELIGSLKKPFLLHDMWVPLGWSQKGVEILIDDPGDLRKTGLIRGLTKTKRIHFSVAIKEDIKAFIRYFFDRKTEDSIKDMVDELDLIPDISFEEDEDEKEMDMEEKVDESSSQVVRLVDQVIVTALRRNASDIHIEPSPVTNKTGIRFRLDGVCQEYLQVPNTLARGLLSRLKIMAGLDIAERRLPQDGKIKFRRKGIPSLDLRLATLPTAGGHEDAVLRLLAASGALKLEDMGLSERNMNVMKKILVQPYGLILVVGPTGSGKTTTLHSALGYINKPGVKIWTAEDPIEITQPGLRQVEVKPKIGLDFARVMRAFLRADPDVIMIGEMRDNETASIGIEASLTGHLVFSTLHTNSAPETVTRLLDMGLNPLNFSDALLGILAQRLVRKLCPHCRKAYHPSPDEFEELELAYGKADFARLEIEYTPDLIIYRRSKCDLCSGTGYKGRMAIHELLEGTPAIKRLVKKEAPTDQIFAHAVKEEMTTLKQDGISKVLSGLTDMAEVRRVCIG
- a CDS encoding response regulator, which encodes MPRRALVVDNDFFFVDFLEKLLQKRGYRVTKAYDGKEGLLELENGPFDILFADLIMPKIDGLQFIRIARRKYSDLNFRIVAVSGSVIEQLDELSDTEADWFVAKGPFEQMEMQINDLLDQMESGGISRKDASRFLDSGVLYPRQVTGELIETLNFQKAVIESIGLGVLVVDKDARVINATSRALEILNASPGDILNKHIVSLFPLEERPYLTDALKAVARNLGLRKVCLNIVFDAKGARLTISLLKLGKTIAGWIVAMEETNQ
- a CDS encoding putative porin, with translation MEMRCKAMGVMVLAALLIFWPYPRPFCATVTTEDMLKRLENLSTIIQEQQKEIERLKQELMNQQKSIKEGQAVQQEEIRKAVKAETAQAVKSWNEWLPEWVRKINISGDLRLRYERIWDRGMLNQDETPAKQDPRDRGRIRVRLLLEAPITEEIDTYVMVTTNMSTHQEATTSNATFGEDFNDKGIYLARAYAEYRPHWLKGLTLGAGKFKKNFYHTDITWDPDVYPEGVYEGYRYSGSETFQPFIYLSQMVVNENNRTPDAMLYLSQAGFEWKIGPLKWILAGSYYSWSNLAGTKWMGTGEYNSGGGNTFITDSSGNIRYKYDYKLWEAISYIRFDVGPFPVSLDLDYIRNTADGVPSDEDSAYYASFKIGRDKKKGDYSLFYKYAYIEPNAVVGAMNDQDFYGANRKGHKVAVHYWPFANTLLRAAFFYTDPVSQWEKEGNPLWNADRYKMHEDRVQMDFIFKF
- a CDS encoding calcium/sodium antiporter, which codes for MKSVFEERKTIILLLILFFLIGLALLYYGAEWLVKGSSALARSLGIRPIVIGLTVVAFGTSAPELVISLFSSLQDKSMIAVGNVIGSNICNIALVLGLAAVFNPLTCPRSVVQRDIMIMLGISLYLLVLLLDSRLGRIEGATLAGGIILYTYFNYWVSRREFGKESGPWVPESEDVDPQVLPPAGFRAGQLVLVMAGIAGVVIGAQVVVDSAVKIMTILGVSEKFIGLTMVAFGTSLPELATSVIAAVKKEMDISIGNLVGSNVFNIMCVLGVASLARPIPIPGGLVGSGLLVDYGVMMLTGILPWIMMRKTCILTRKDGLILLVCYGGYLLYLVMNQ